A stretch of Pseudoclavibacter chungangensis DNA encodes these proteins:
- a CDS encoding amino acid ABC transporter permease, producing the protein MNVFLAVLAGLPMTLLVTVVAFAIGLVGGIPLMLGLRSPITAVRLAVRFVVDLVRGVPPIVWLFLIYFGVQLGTVRLTSFTAAVIGLGIISSAYLAEIYRGGFAVLPAGQAEAAEALGLGRSTTFFRVLSPQAFTTAMPSMTTYLLSLVKDSSIASTIGVMDMVFMSNQFARQNPQVAGYVPFLVAAGVYLVVSVPIAIAARRLDTRLRAGA; encoded by the coding sequence ATGAACGTCTTCCTCGCCGTGCTCGCCGGCCTGCCGATGACCCTGCTCGTCACGGTCGTCGCGTTCGCGATCGGGCTCGTCGGCGGCATCCCGCTCATGCTCGGGTTGCGTTCGCCGATCACCGCCGTGCGGCTCGCCGTGCGCTTTGTCGTCGACCTCGTCCGGGGTGTCCCACCGATCGTGTGGCTGTTCCTCATCTACTTCGGTGTGCAACTCGGCACGGTGCGCCTCACGTCGTTCACGGCCGCCGTCATCGGGCTCGGCATCATCTCGAGCGCCTACCTCGCCGAGATCTACCGAGGCGGCTTCGCGGTGCTGCCGGCCGGTCAGGCGGAGGCGGCCGAGGCACTCGGCCTCGGGAGGTCGACGACCTTCTTCCGGGTGCTCTCACCGCAGGCGTTCACGACCGCGATGCCCTCGATGACGACCTACCTCCTGAGCCTCGTGAAGGACTCGTCCATCGCGTCGACGATCGGGGTCATGGACATGGTCTTCATGTCGAACCAGTTCGCCCGACAGAACCCGCAGGTGGCCGGCTACGTCCCGTTCCTCGTCGCGGCCGGCGTCTACCTCGTCGTGAGCGTGCCGATCGCGATCGCGGCACGCCGACTCGACACCCGACTCCGGGCAGGTGCGTGA
- the polA gene encoding DNA polymerase I — MVIDGHSLAFRAFFALPVDSFVTADGQHTNGIHGFISMLINLLKEEKPTHLAVAFDISRHSFRTREYPEYKATRDATPPEFKGQIPLLQDALHAMGIQTITKEDYEADDILATLATEGREAGYRVLVVSGDRDSIQMVNDEVTLLYPSTQGVSKLTRYDPEKVFERYAVRPEQYPDVAALVGEKSDNLPGVPKVGEKTAAKWLAKWDSLQGILDHEDEIPGKVGESFREHKGEAIRNRKLNRLVTDVELPVGPKDLERGQIDVAKVREVFTRLQFRTLQERVLALAADAPEQSGADEAAEAAPVRGELLDEELELWIARAVEAAPDGLALTVRQSDGAVTEIGVAGETEATALGWLPERADYAPFESWLASDAPKLLFDAKPQVEALRRAGLEIGGELRDAQVAAWLHRPQNPPKRLAELVQQQLDEALPEGDPNELVPLDESVSYAASDAWFTRRATLAAIERLAEPVRGVFDDIETPLVPVLARMELQGVTIDRAFLQGLADDLSERIRCYEAEAFEAAGGEPFNLGSPKQLQTVLFERLEMPKTRKTKTGFSTDAESLAELERSTPHPFLGALRRHRDAVKLRQIMETLLKSIGDDSRIHTTYVQVGSASGRLSSTDPNLQNIPIRSSEGRQIRRAFVHGPDFVELLTADYSQIEMRIMAHLSGDQELIAAFNRGEDLHRFVGSRVFGVEPADVTSDMRSKVKAMSYGLAYGLSAFGLSKQLQIDVAEAKRLMIEYFERFGKVRDYLRDVVAQAREDGYTQTIFGRRRPFPDLSSPNRIARENAERAALNSPIQGSAADIIKRAMIAIDRRIADEGLDSRMLLQVHDELVLEVAAGEGDRLEALVREEMSGAADLSVPLDVQVGRGPNWDEAGH; from the coding sequence ATGGTCATCGACGGTCACTCGCTCGCCTTCCGCGCGTTCTTCGCGCTCCCGGTCGACAGCTTCGTGACGGCCGACGGCCAGCACACGAACGGCATCCACGGCTTCATCTCGATGCTCATCAACCTGCTGAAGGAGGAGAAGCCGACGCACCTGGCCGTGGCCTTCGACATCTCGCGACACTCCTTCCGGACGCGCGAGTACCCCGAGTACAAGGCGACGCGCGATGCGACGCCGCCCGAGTTCAAGGGCCAGATCCCCCTTCTGCAGGACGCCCTCCACGCGATGGGCATCCAGACGATCACGAAGGAGGACTACGAGGCCGACGACATCCTCGCGACCCTCGCGACGGAGGGCCGTGAGGCGGGCTACCGCGTGCTCGTCGTCTCGGGCGACCGCGACAGCATCCAGATGGTGAACGACGAGGTCACGCTCCTGTACCCGTCGACGCAGGGCGTCTCGAAGCTCACGCGCTACGACCCTGAGAAGGTGTTCGAGCGCTACGCCGTGCGCCCCGAGCAGTACCCCGACGTCGCGGCCCTCGTGGGGGAGAAGAGCGACAACCTCCCCGGCGTGCCCAAGGTGGGGGAGAAGACCGCCGCGAAGTGGCTCGCGAAGTGGGACTCGCTGCAGGGCATCCTCGATCACGAGGACGAGATCCCGGGCAAGGTCGGCGAGTCGTTCCGCGAGCACAAGGGCGAGGCGATCCGCAACCGGAAGCTCAACCGACTCGTGACCGACGTCGAGCTCCCGGTCGGGCCGAAGGACCTCGAGCGCGGCCAGATCGATGTCGCGAAGGTCCGGGAGGTGTTCACTCGTCTCCAGTTCCGCACGCTGCAGGAGCGCGTCCTGGCACTCGCCGCCGACGCACCCGAGCAGTCGGGCGCGGACGAGGCGGCCGAGGCGGCGCCCGTGCGCGGTGAACTGCTCGACGAGGAACTCGAGCTCTGGATCGCGCGAGCCGTCGAGGCGGCCCCGGACGGTCTCGCGCTCACCGTGCGTCAGTCCGACGGCGCGGTCACCGAGATCGGCGTCGCGGGCGAGACCGAGGCGACCGCGCTCGGCTGGTTGCCCGAACGGGCCGACTACGCCCCCTTCGAGTCCTGGCTCGCCTCCGACGCGCCCAAGCTGCTCTTCGACGCGAAGCCGCAGGTCGAGGCGCTGCGGCGCGCGGGGCTCGAGATCGGCGGCGAACTCCGCGACGCCCAGGTCGCCGCGTGGCTGCACCGCCCGCAGAACCCGCCGAAGCGACTCGCCGAGCTCGTCCAGCAGCAGCTCGACGAGGCCCTTCCCGAGGGCGACCCGAACGAGCTCGTCCCGCTCGACGAGTCCGTCTCCTACGCCGCCTCGGACGCGTGGTTCACACGCCGGGCCACGCTCGCCGCGATCGAGCGGCTCGCGGAGCCGGTGCGCGGGGTCTTCGACGACATCGAGACGCCGCTCGTCCCCGTGCTCGCCCGCATGGAACTGCAGGGCGTGACGATCGACCGAGCGTTCCTCCAGGGTCTCGCCGACGACCTCAGCGAGCGCATCCGGTGCTACGAGGCCGAGGCCTTCGAGGCGGCGGGCGGTGAACCGTTCAACCTCGGCTCGCCGAAGCAATTGCAGACCGTGCTGTTCGAGCGACTCGAGATGCCGAAGACACGCAAGACGAAGACGGGGTTCTCGACCGACGCGGAGTCGCTCGCGGAGCTCGAACGCTCGACCCCGCACCCGTTCCTCGGTGCGCTCCGGCGTCACCGCGACGCGGTCAAGCTGCGGCAGATCATGGAGACGCTCCTCAAGTCGATCGGCGACGACTCCCGCATCCACACGACGTACGTGCAGGTGGGCTCCGCATCGGGCCGCCTGAGCTCGACCGATCCGAACCTGCAGAACATCCCCATCCGCTCGAGCGAGGGGCGGCAGATCCGCCGGGCGTTCGTGCACGGCCCCGACTTCGTCGAACTCCTCACGGCCGACTACTCGCAGATCGAGATGCGCATCATGGCGCACCTCTCGGGCGACCAGGAGCTCATCGCCGCCTTCAACCGCGGCGAGGACCTGCACCGCTTCGTCGGTTCCCGCGTCTTCGGCGTGGAGCCCGCCGACGTGACGTCGGACATGCGCTCGAAGGTCAAGGCGATGTCGTACGGCCTCGCGTACGGCCTCAGCGCGTTCGGTCTGTCCAAGCAGTTGCAGATCGACGTCGCCGAGGCGAAGCGGCTCATGATCGAGTACTTCGAGCGGTTCGGGAAGGTGCGCGACTACCTGCGCGACGTCGTCGCGCAGGCGCGGGAGGACGGCTACACGCAGACCATCTTCGGTCGCCGTCGCCCGTTCCCCGACCTCAGCTCGCCCAACCGCATCGCGCGCGAGAACGCCGAGCGTGCGGCCCTCAACTCCCCGATCCAGGGCTCGGCCGCCGACATCATCAAGCGTGCCATGATCGCGATCGACCGACGCATCGCCGACGAGGGACTCGACAGTCGCATGCTGCTGCAGGTGCACGACGAACTCGTGCTCGAGGTCGCGGCGGGGGAGGGCGACCGTCTGGAGGCGCTCGTGCGCGAGGAGATGTCGGGTGCCGCCGATCTCAGCGTGCCGCTCGACGTGCAGGTCGGCCGCGGCCCGAACTGGGACGAGGCGGGACACTGA
- a CDS encoding GNAT family N-acetyltransferase, producing the protein MTRVTLARLDARGADRDQLVRFLTSERFPFHVASHPDRATVLERIDRGDFDERGRLVRWVRTDGADTVGLLRVEDADDPTPMLDLRLGEAHRGRGLGTAALRRACDLVFGTLPDVDRFEGSTRSDNVAMRRAFRRAGWVKEAVHREAWPGRDGARFDAIGYAMLRGDWQRGTVTPVRWTDEID; encoded by the coding sequence ATGACCCGGGTCACACTCGCTCGGCTCGATGCGCGAGGTGCGGACCGCGACCAGCTCGTGCGATTCCTCACGAGCGAACGCTTCCCGTTCCACGTGGCGTCGCATCCCGACCGCGCGACGGTCCTCGAGCGCATCGACCGCGGCGACTTCGACGAGCGAGGTCGCCTGGTGCGCTGGGTCCGCACCGACGGAGCCGACACCGTCGGCCTCCTGCGCGTCGAGGACGCGGACGATCCGACCCCGATGCTCGACCTCCGGCTCGGTGAGGCCCACCGTGGACGGGGGCTCGGGACCGCGGCGCTCCGCCGCGCGTGCGATCTCGTCTTCGGTACGTTGCCGGACGTCGATCGATTCGAGGGTTCCACGCGCTCGGACAACGTCGCGATGCGCCGGGCGTTCCGGCGCGCGGGATGGGTCAAGGAGGCCGTCCACCGGGAGGCCTGGCCGGGACGTGACGGTGCACGGTTCGATGCGATCGGCTACGCGATGCTGCGCGGCGATTGGCAGCGCGGCACGGTCACGCCCGTTCGCTGGACGGACGAGATCGACTGA
- a CDS encoding amino acid ABC transporter ATP-binding protein: protein MTSTISTPQSRVEISHLKKHFGDNEVLKDISMTVEPGSVTALIGPSGSGKSTLLRCVNLLETPDSGSVSVGDLTITAGDSVHAADLLSLRRRVGMVFQSFNLFPHFTVLRNVAFPQERILGRSRAEAEERAMTLLGRVGLADKAQQHPARCSGGQQQRIAIVRALALEPQAMLFDEPTSALDPEVGIEVLAVMRELADSGMTMIVVTHEMQFARDVSDHLVVMADGYIVEEGDLRAIMSDPQHERTKRFLSAVLER, encoded by the coding sequence ATCACCAGCACCATCTCGACGCCGCAGTCCCGGGTCGAGATCTCCCACCTCAAGAAGCACTTCGGCGACAACGAGGTGCTCAAGGACATCTCGATGACGGTCGAGCCGGGCAGCGTGACGGCCCTCATCGGCCCGTCCGGATCGGGCAAGAGCACCCTCCTGCGCTGCGTCAACCTGCTCGAGACACCCGACTCCGGGAGCGTCTCGGTCGGTGACCTCACGATCACCGCGGGCGATTCGGTCCACGCCGCCGACCTGCTGTCCCTGCGGCGCAGGGTCGGCATGGTCTTCCAGTCCTTCAACCTGTTCCCGCACTTCACGGTGCTGCGCAACGTCGCGTTCCCGCAGGAGCGGATCCTGGGGCGGAGCCGGGCCGAGGCGGAGGAGCGGGCCATGACGCTGCTCGGCCGGGTCGGGCTCGCGGACAAGGCCCAGCAGCACCCGGCCCGCTGCTCGGGCGGACAGCAGCAGCGCATCGCGATCGTGCGCGCACTCGCCCTCGAACCGCAGGCGATGCTCTTCGACGAGCCAACGAGCGCCCTCGATCCCGAGGTCGGCATCGAGGTGCTCGCGGTCATGCGCGAACTCGCGGACTCGGGCATGACCATGATCGTCGTCACGCACGAGATGCAGTTCGCGCGCGACGTCTCCGACCACCTCGTGGTCATGGCGGACGGGTACATCGTCGAGGAGGGCGACCTGCGCGCCATCATGTCCGACCCGCAGCACGAACGCACCAAGCGGTTCCTGAGCGCGGTCCTGGAGCGATGA
- a CDS encoding transporter substrate-binding domain-containing protein: MKPNRTATRIAAIAATALVACTLVACTETTTATTVDENCTPAHEGLSTVSAGTLTVGVPENLPYTRTEGTDASGFEIDLVRKLAEAECLALAFVPITYANGIPMISEQHSVDLITGGWYVTEERAQQVGFTTPTYFDSMAIISKDGISTVAGLEGIGAVGSGAGFSWEADMSAILGSNLQTYPSTVEIKQDLLNGRLQAGLDGYAVAVEAYKDTDYQVKIAEPDDRVAITTDAPVIAFPIDKDNQALNDALSEQIDAFREDGTLAEIVAASELPDSLVVPADRAATSIR; the protein is encoded by the coding sequence ATGAAACCCAACCGAACCGCGACCCGGATCGCCGCGATCGCCGCGACGGCACTCGTCGCCTGCACCCTCGTCGCGTGCACGGAGACGACAACGGCGACGACCGTCGACGAGAACTGCACGCCCGCACACGAGGGGCTCTCGACCGTGTCGGCGGGCACCCTCACGGTCGGCGTTCCCGAGAACCTGCCGTACACGCGCACCGAGGGGACCGATGCGAGCGGCTTCGAGATCGACCTCGTCCGGAAACTCGCCGAGGCCGAGTGCCTCGCACTCGCGTTCGTCCCGATCACCTACGCCAACGGCATCCCGATGATCAGCGAACAGCACAGCGTCGACCTGATCACCGGCGGCTGGTACGTGACCGAGGAACGCGCGCAGCAGGTCGGATTCACGACGCCCACCTACTTCGATTCCATGGCCATCATCTCGAAGGACGGCATCTCGACGGTCGCCGGACTGGAAGGGATCGGTGCCGTGGGCAGCGGTGCCGGGTTCTCGTGGGAGGCCGACATGTCCGCGATCCTCGGCTCGAACCTGCAGACCTATCCGAGCACCGTCGAGATCAAGCAGGACCTGCTCAACGGTCGGCTCCAGGCGGGGCTCGACGGGTACGCCGTCGCGGTCGAGGCTTACAAGGACACCGACTACCAGGTGAAGATCGCCGAGCCGGACGACCGCGTCGCGATCACGACGGACGCACCCGTCATCGCGTTCCCGATCGACAAGGACAACCAGGCGCTGAACGACGCACTCAGCGAACAGATCGACGCGTTCCGCGAGGACGGGACGCTCGCCGAGATCGTCGCCGCGTCCGAGCTGCCGGACAGCCTCGTCGTGCCCGCCGACCGAGCGGCGACGTCCATCCGCTGA
- a CDS encoding amino acid ABC transporter permease, with translation MDVLEFLPKLLDGLLVSLQLTVISLVFGYVIGTLFALGVSSRNPWLHWPCLVLVEIGRGIPALVVLYMVYYGLPAFGLPFDNFTSAAAGLTFTVAAYSSEMIRAGIASVPRGQREASAALGLSPTTTFLRVVLPQGLRSSIPALMGLAIMSFQGTSLAYSISVNELMSQAYQVSTTTFQYLAVYALAGLVFAAIAVPATWLSVGVERRLSRGFR, from the coding sequence ATGGACGTCCTCGAGTTCCTCCCGAAGCTCCTCGACGGCCTGCTCGTGAGCCTGCAGCTCACGGTCATCTCGCTCGTGTTCGGCTACGTCATCGGGACGCTGTTCGCCCTCGGTGTCTCATCCCGCAACCCGTGGCTGCACTGGCCCTGCCTCGTGCTCGTCGAGATCGGCCGCGGCATCCCGGCGCTCGTCGTGCTCTACATGGTCTACTACGGCCTCCCGGCCTTCGGACTGCCGTTCGACAACTTCACCTCCGCGGCCGCGGGCCTCACGTTCACCGTGGCGGCCTACTCGTCGGAGATGATCCGGGCCGGCATCGCGTCGGTTCCCCGCGGTCAGCGCGAGGCGTCCGCCGCGCTCGGACTGAGCCCGACCACGACCTTCCTGCGGGTCGTGCTGCCGCAGGGGCTGCGCTCCTCCATCCCCGCGCTCATGGGACTCGCGATCATGTCCTTCCAGGGCACGTCGCTCGCCTACTCGATCTCCGTGAACGAGCTCATGAGCCAGGCCTACCAGGTGTCGACGACGACGTTCCAGTACCTCGCGGTCTATGCGCTCGCTGGTCTCGTCTTCGCCGCGATCGCCGTCCCCGCGACATGGCTGTCGGTCGGTGTCGAGCGCCGTCTCTCACGCGGGTTCCGCTGA
- a CDS encoding ANTAR domain-containing response regulator, with protein MTEEASQAPRRVVVAEDESLIRLDIVEILRDNGFDVVGEAGDGETAVALAKELRPDLVIMDVKMPQLDGISAAQQLSDGNIAPVVLLTAFSQKELVERATEAGALAYVVKPFTQNDLLPAIEIALARHAQFIALEAEVADLTDRFETRKQVDRAKGLLTAKMGLSEPEAFRWIQKASMDRRLTMLEVAQAVIQQLSAPKKGRGNDDEKDAD; from the coding sequence GTGACTGAAGAAGCATCGCAGGCCCCGCGGAGAGTCGTCGTCGCCGAGGACGAGTCGCTCATCCGGCTCGACATCGTCGAGATCCTCCGCGACAACGGATTCGACGTCGTCGGAGAGGCGGGTGACGGCGAGACCGCCGTGGCCCTGGCGAAGGAGCTCCGCCCCGACCTCGTCATCATGGACGTCAAGATGCCGCAGCTCGACGGCATCTCGGCGGCGCAGCAGCTGAGCGACGGCAATATCGCGCCGGTCGTGCTGCTGACGGCGTTCAGCCAGAAGGAGCTCGTCGAGCGGGCCACGGAGGCGGGCGCACTCGCGTACGTCGTGAAGCCGTTCACGCAGAACGACCTCCTCCCGGCCATCGAGATCGCCCTCGCCCGCCACGCCCAGTTCATCGCGCTCGAGGCCGAGGTCGCCGACCTCACCGACCGCTTCGAGACCCGCAAGCAGGTCGACCGCGCGAAGGGCCTCCTGACCGCGAAGATGGGCCTCTCGGAGCCCGAGGCGTTCCGGTGGATCCAGAAGGCCTCGATGGACCGTCGACTCACGATGCTCGAGGTGGCCCAGGCCGTCATCCAGCAGCTGTCCGCACCGAAGAAGGGGCGCGGCAACGACGACGAGAAGGACGCGGACTGA
- a CDS encoding SDR family NAD(P)-dependent oxidoreductase, producing MDNTLARTALVTGAASGMGLATVERLVAAGWRVLALDVAATAADASAPSGAGVVVPIVADVRSREAVSAAIDSALDADGRIDLVANIAGVYPPTTLETFDESTYRRVFDINVLGVVNVVVAARPRLGDGSSVVNFASVDAFEVSPGQLLYGASKAAVVMLTKSLALELAPAGIRVNGIAPGWVATPGNAATGRMAAAEASIPLGRVARPTEIAA from the coding sequence ATGGACAACACACTCGCTCGAACCGCCCTCGTCACGGGCGCCGCATCGGGCATGGGGCTCGCGACGGTCGAGCGGCTCGTCGCCGCCGGTTGGCGTGTCCTCGCCCTCGACGTCGCCGCCACGGCGGCCGACGCGAGTGCACCGTCCGGGGCGGGCGTCGTCGTCCCGATCGTGGCCGACGTCCGGTCGCGTGAGGCCGTGTCGGCCGCGATCGACTCGGCGCTCGACGCCGACGGCCGCATCGACCTCGTCGCGAACATCGCCGGGGTCTACCCGCCGACGACCCTCGAGACCTTCGACGAGTCGACCTATCGCCGCGTCTTCGACATCAACGTGCTCGGCGTCGTCAACGTCGTCGTGGCCGCACGGCCGCGTCTCGGGGACGGGTCGAGCGTCGTCAACTTCGCCTCCGTCGACGCGTTCGAGGTGTCGCCCGGCCAACTGCTCTACGGCGCATCGAAGGCGGCCGTCGTGATGCTCACGAAGTCGCTCGCCCTCGAGCTCGCACCGGCCGGCATCCGCGTGAACGGCATCGCGCCCGGCTGGGTCGCGACACCGGGCAACGCCGCGACCGGGCGCATGGCGGCCGCCGAAGCGAGCATCCCGCTCGGTCGTGTCGCCCGGCCGACGGAGATCGCCGCATAG
- a CDS encoding EI24 domain-containing protein produces MRGFRMYATSPGLMLLGALPALIVGLVFLAALVVLALNATHLAELPTPFSVSWDEGWRTALRALVAVGLFAAGVALGVVTYAALTLTIGAPFYERIQVATEQRLGGIDRPVELPFWASVRRSIADGLRLLLVAAATALVVFLAGLVPVVGSVVGWTLGALFGGRALALELTGTAGDARGMTLAARRRLLRSRRARSIGFGVCAYLTFLVPGGAVIGTPAASAAGTILLRELRGEATTRSSGLASRVEGRPA; encoded by the coding sequence CTGCGCGGATTCCGCATGTACGCGACGAGCCCGGGGCTCATGCTCCTCGGTGCGCTCCCGGCGCTCATCGTCGGACTCGTGTTCCTCGCTGCACTCGTCGTGCTCGCACTCAACGCGACACACCTCGCGGAGCTCCCGACGCCGTTCTCGGTGAGCTGGGACGAGGGATGGCGGACCGCGCTGCGGGCGCTCGTCGCCGTCGGACTCTTCGCCGCGGGCGTCGCGCTCGGCGTCGTGACGTACGCCGCGCTGACGCTCACGATCGGTGCCCCCTTCTACGAGCGCATCCAGGTCGCGACCGAGCAGCGACTCGGCGGCATCGACCGACCCGTCGAGTTGCCGTTCTGGGCCTCCGTCCGCCGGAGCATCGCCGACGGCCTCCGACTCCTGCTCGTCGCGGCCGCGACGGCACTCGTGGTGTTCCTCGCCGGCCTCGTCCCCGTGGTCGGGAGCGTCGTGGGCTGGACGCTCGGCGCGCTGTTCGGAGGCCGTGCCCTCGCGCTCGAGCTCACGGGCACCGCGGGGGACGCGCGTGGCATGACCCTCGCCGCGCGTCGGCGTCTGCTGCGCTCGCGCCGGGCACGGTCGATCGGCTTCGGCGTGTGTGCCTACCTCACGTTCCTCGTGCCGGGCGGGGCCGTCATCGGCACCCCAGCGGCCTCCGCCGCCGGCACGATCCTGCTCCGCGAACTGCGCGGCGAAGCGACGACCCGCTCGTCGGGCCTCGCCTCGAGGGTGGAGGGGCGCCCGGCGTAG
- a CDS encoding SDR family NAD(P)-dependent oxidoreductase, translating to MRPETSIVITGAARGQGAAHAAELARPGVRIIMTDVLDDDGERAAAVLRAAGGDVVYRHLDVSDPAGWAALADELRHGDAPVSGLVNNAGILRHASIADTPLSVLELHERVNVHGPFLGMQALGPLMAGAGRGSIVNVASTAALVGSAGYLAYSASKAAVIGMTRVAAVEFAPVVRVNAICPGGVATPMNDDEPEGGSSTGTPLGRRASVEEISPLIAFLLSERSSFVTGSILTIDGGLTAV from the coding sequence ATGCGACCCGAAACCTCGATCGTCATCACCGGTGCGGCACGCGGCCAGGGCGCCGCGCACGCCGCCGAACTCGCGCGTCCCGGGGTGCGCATCATCATGACCGACGTGCTCGACGACGACGGGGAGCGCGCCGCGGCGGTCCTCCGCGCAGCGGGCGGCGACGTCGTCTACCGGCATCTCGACGTGAGCGATCCCGCCGGCTGGGCGGCACTCGCCGACGAGCTCCGGCACGGTGACGCGCCCGTCAGCGGCCTCGTCAACAACGCCGGGATCCTGCGCCACGCGAGCATCGCCGACACGCCCCTCTCCGTGCTCGAACTTCACGAGCGCGTCAACGTCCACGGCCCGTTCCTCGGTATGCAGGCCCTCGGCCCGCTCATGGCGGGGGCCGGTCGCGGCTCGATCGTCAACGTCGCCTCGACGGCGGCCCTCGTCGGTTCGGCCGGCTACCTCGCCTACTCGGCGAGCAAGGCGGCCGTCATCGGCATGACGCGGGTCGCGGCCGTCGAGTTCGCGCCCGTCGTGCGCGTCAACGCGATCTGCCCCGGCGGCGTCGCAACGCCGATGAACGACGACGAGCCCGAGGGCGGATCGTCCACCGGAACACCCCTCGGCCGTCGCGCGAGCGTCGAGGAGATCTCGCCGCTCATCGCGTTCCTGCTCTCCGAACGGTCCTCGTTCGTGACCGGCTCGATTCTCACCATCGACGGCGGACTCACCGCCGTCTGA
- a CDS encoding PaaI family thioesterase has translation MGSENPVQDAEPEIVNGLRVPDQAALLRGTPVGTLATSMGVRFVELSAERAVAVMPVARNTQPFGLLHGGASAALGETLGSFAANLHAGPGRYAVGVDLNATHTGSAKTGWVTGTCTAIHLGGSTAVHEIVVTDADGRRLSTIRITNYLRDAR, from the coding sequence ATGGGATCCGAGAACCCGGTGCAGGATGCGGAACCGGAGATCGTGAACGGACTGCGGGTGCCGGATCAGGCGGCGCTCCTTCGCGGCACGCCGGTCGGGACCCTCGCGACGTCGATGGGTGTGCGCTTCGTCGAGCTCTCGGCCGAGCGGGCGGTCGCCGTCATGCCCGTGGCCCGCAACACCCAGCCGTTCGGTCTGCTCCACGGCGGTGCGTCCGCGGCCCTCGGCGAGACACTGGGATCGTTCGCCGCGAACCTGCACGCGGGCCCCGGCCGCTACGCCGTCGGGGTCGACCTCAACGCGACGCACACGGGCTCGGCGAAGACCGGGTGGGTGACGGGCACGTGCACGGCGATCCACCTCGGCGGGTCGACGGCCGTGCACGAGATCGTCGTGACCGACGCCGACGGGCGTCGCCTGTCGACGATCCGCATCACGAACTACCTCCGCGACGCACGCTAG